GGTTGGCCATCGCCCAGCGGGAGTAGGTCGCCGCGGCCTCGGGGTTGTAGAAGTAGTACCCCTCGTCGTGCACATCGCACTGCTCGCCGACGATCTTGTGCGCCAGCTCGCGCAGGCTGATCCCGTTCTCGTGCAGGTACCGGTGCGCCAGCATCACCGGGGTCACCGGCAGGGCCTTGAACAGGGTGTCGGCATCGCTGAGCGCCTGCGCCTCCACCGAGATATGCCTGCCCCTGGTGGCCATCTCGGCCTCGTCGATGATCTCGTCGATCCACCGGGCGTAACCGGCGGGTACCGCGGCGTCGGCCAGCACGCCCAGCCGCAGGTCCCGGCCCGCGGCCGCGGGCGAGTTACGCAGCACCAGGTAGTTGACGTCGTGCAGCAGCGCGGCCGCCTCCACCACGGCGACGTCCGCGCCGTTCTGGCCGGCGAACTCCACCGCCTTGCTGCGCACGAAGTCGACGTGGTGCCAGCCGTGGAACGGTAGCCGTTCGGCGTAGCGCCGGCACAGCTGCCGTACCCTGTGCTCGATCACCGCGAGGGCGGTCTGGGATACCGTGCCTTCAGCCAGCGTGGTGCCGTCGGCAGTGGTGTTGTGAGCGCGCATGGACCCCTCCGATCCCGGCCGGTCTTATGGGCGGGTGGAGTGCGATCGTAGACGTCCTGGCGCGCTACTGTATTCAGATTCGCTGGATCAGGGCCCCCAATCGACTTTCGACGGGTACGTGCCGATGACTCGATCCGGTGACGGGATCATAGGAGAGGCTCCACTCGGTTACCGGGCGTGATTTCACCAGGAAGGTCATGGTGTCGTCGGCGGCACGGGGGATCCGGTGGAACTCGTGTGCGAGCATCGCGCCGGCCGCGCCCTCCTGGCAGAGGGTTCGCCTGCGCAGCGCGGCCGAGCGGATCAGCCTGCTGTCCGGATCCAGCTCGGTGTCATACCGCTCGTGCTCGTAGGCACCGTGCAGGATCGTGGTGCAGAAGTGGTACCTGTGGTTGTGCACCGAGTCCGCATAGCCTTGCCGCCAGTCGCGCTGCGGCTTGTATTCGTGCAGCCAGAACGAGAAGGGGTCCTCCGGTCGGTCCAGCAGGCACCAGGCGAAGTGCGTGGTCGTCTCCCGGGACCGGGTGGTCACGGTCCGCGCCTGCTCGGCAGGCAGTTCGCGCAGGTAGCCGGCCAGCTCCGCGCGCAGGTCGCAGGGGCCCAGCAGCTGCTGGAACCACTCGTCGACCGTGCGCCAGTGCTCGGTCAGGGGGAACTCGGCGCTGCGCAGCTCCTCGGCCAGGCCGGTGAGCAGGGGCACGCGAGTGAGCAAGATTATCAGCTCCCGATTTCGGCGGCGATGGAGAATTCTTGCAGAAAAGCATGGAAAGCGGTCGTCAGCTCCTGAAGCTCTCGTTCCGTCGGGCGCCATCCCGTGATTTGCTCGAACAGCGCGAGAAAATCGCTCTCGGTCGTGTTCGGGGTCAGCTGGAAATGGCGTTCGGTTCGCGAGTTGCACAGCCGGAGGAACTCGGTGCGTTCCATGCCGTAGATGAACGAGCCCTCGGAGAAACGCAGGGTTCGTGGGTACAGCGTGCTCGCCTCGGCGGCGTTGCTGTACAGGGTGATCCAGGCGCTGGCGTCGAACAGCTCCAGCCGGTCCAGCGGCGGGTCCGCAAGCACCGTGATGTCCACCCTGGTGCACCGGCTGCGGGCGAGGTACAGCCCGACGACGCCCATCCAGATCTCGTCGTCCAGCCGTTTCTGGATCGCGTCGAAGTCCGCCTCGGCGCCCTCGTGCCGGAGCAGGTAGCGCGTCCGGCCGCCGACCGTGGTGTTGTCCCGCGGGTCGGCGATGATCACCCGTACCTCCCGCTCGGCGTGCGAGAGCAGCAGCCGCGCCGCCGCGTGTCGCCCGGAGAAGCCGCGGAAGAAGTACTGCTTGGTGTCGCGCAGGTCGCGCATCATCAACTTGTTGAAGGCCGGGTTCGGCTCGCTGCTGGCCTCGAACACGTCGGTGGGGAAGAACTCCTTGTTCAGCGACCGGTACTCCTCGCTGAGTTCCCGCAGCGCCCGCCTGCTCTCCTCGACCACCGGCGTCACCAGGGCACGCCGGGCCGCGGTCG
The sequence above is drawn from the Amycolatopsis aidingensis genome and encodes:
- a CDS encoding HD family phosphohydrolase — its product is MRAHNTTADGTTLAEGTVSQTALAVIEHRVRQLCRRYAERLPFHGWHHVDFVRSKAVEFAGQNGADVAVVEAAALLHDVNYLVLRNSPAAAGRDLRLGVLADAAVPAGYARWIDEIIDEAEMATRGRHISVEAQALSDADTLFKALPVTPVMLAHRYLHENGISLRELAHKIVGEQCDVHDEGYYFYNPEAAATYSRWAMANLELWQCIKESLDDTAVQHLLTQLPQAS